One genomic segment of Kogia breviceps isolate mKogBre1 chromosome 11, mKogBre1 haplotype 1, whole genome shotgun sequence includes these proteins:
- the OST4 gene encoding dolichyl-diphosphooligosaccharide--protein glycosyltransferase subunit 4: MITDVQLAIFANMLGVSLFLLVVLYHYVAVNNPKKQE; this comes from the coding sequence ATGATCACGGACGTGCAGCTCGCCATCTTCGCCAACATGCTGGGCGTGTCGCTCTTCCTGCTTGTCGTTCTCTATCACTACGTGGCCGTCAACAATCCCAAGAAGCAGGAATGA